A window of the Diceros bicornis minor isolate mBicDic1 chromosome 30, mDicBic1.mat.cur, whole genome shotgun sequence genome harbors these coding sequences:
- the LOC131394490 gene encoding ral guanine nucleotide dissociation stimulator-like, which yields MSRVQDQGPGRHGEGSMASLSLSLTLQEVNSVWATQEMDPQGAQERQQQQGVVPFLGTFLNHLKLLDIGMEDDLQKYKVIRKIQLLQQAASEYDLNPEERFGAWFQAMEPLSVDESYCLSCRLEPTHQKTSKMRLFRRKRNRTSSSSGPTTVPLARSHNPLETTSAAPPEQQGHWDPRGAPGQLFPPHPK from the exons atgtccagggtccaggatcaggggcctgggagacacggggaaggtagcatggcctccctgagcctgtccttgaccctgcaggaggtgaactctgtgtgggccacccaagagatggacccccagggagcccaggagaggcagcagcagcag ggtgtcgtccccttcctgggcacgttcctcaatcacctgaaactgctggacattgggatggaggatgatctacaa aaatacaaaGTCATTAGgaagatccagctgctccagcaggctgcaagtgAATATGACCTGaatcccgaggagcgatttggggcctggttccaggcgatggagcccctcagtgttgatgagag ctactgcctctcctgccggctggagcccacacaccagaagacgagcaaaatgcggctcttcaggagaaagaggaaccggacatcctccagttcagggccga ccaccgtgcccttggcaaggagccataaccctctggagaccacaagtgcagctcctcctgagcagcagggccactgggaccctcggggtgcaccgggtcagctcttccccccccaccccaagtga